In Tubulanus polymorphus chromosome 2, tnTubPoly1.2, whole genome shotgun sequence, a single window of DNA contains:
- the LOC141900612 gene encoding aspartate beta-hydroxylase domain-containing protein 2-like, translating into MAFLFTIDCYHLLGFALGVITTIALVWSKLKKELKLFGGTTADDDASSSRGNDNDEEKDDDRKFSKCKSAGCVRCSRKNSVISAAAELLDNYQSEHPKKLPRRIESAVDNYEEILTKLKGSMQQPNIFFLPGLRTSPFWNSNSFSKDANVLKKSFNEINKEFCTAYAKTAGWITNVVPTGEWHIYHLINQGQVVEENAKCCPKTMKIARQMDSAMKNNLFGNVSFSVIIPGTHITPHYGPCNFRIRAHLALLAPTQCSLTVSGISKTWNAKDCLFFDDSFLHEVQHTGTDDHGPRAVLIIDLWHPDLKNAERNVIDYIFPGSGSGEKVNEHPIKKRL; encoded by the exons ATGGCGTTCTTGTTTACCATAGATTGCTATCATTTACTAGGTTTTGCTTTGGGAGTGATAACAACAATAGCATTAGTGTGgtcaaaactgaaaaaagAGCTAAAACTTTTTGGGGGCACCACAGCTGATGATGAtgccagcagcagcagaggcaatgataatgatgaggAGAAAGACGATGATAGAAAGTTCTCTAAATGCAAATCCGCAGGATGTGTTCGATGCAGTCGAAAGAATTCCGTGATTTCAGCCGCAGCCGAGCTCTTGGACAACTATCAAAGTGAACATCCGAAAAAGTTACCGCGTAGAATCGAATCAGCAGTCGATAATTACGAAGAGATTTTAACCAAACTCAAAGGTTCAATGCAACAaccgaatatttttttcttaccCGGTCTGCGTACGTCTCCGTTTTGGAATAGTAACTCGTTTTCGAAAGACGCGAACGTGttgaaaaaaagtttcaaCGAAATCAATAAGGAATTTTGCACGGCCTATGCTAAAACTGCCGGCTGGATTACAAATGTCGTTCCGACGGGAGAGTGGCACATTTATCACTTGATCAATCAGGGCCAAGTTGTTGAAGAGAATGCGAAATGTTGTCCGAAAACGATGAAGATCGCGAGACAAATGGATTCAGCTATGAAGAATAATCTATTCGGAAATGTTAGCTTTTCTGTGATCATTCCCGGGACGCATATAACTCCGCATTATGGACCGTGTAATTTCCGTATACGTGCTCACTTAG cttTGCTCGCTCCGACTCAATGCTCATTAACGGTCAGTGGTATCAGTAAAACCTGGAACGCAAAAGATTGCCTTTTTTTTGATGATTCATTTTTACACGAAGTTCAACACACAGGCACCGATGATCACGGACCCCGCGCTGTACTTATCATCGATTTATGGCATCCAGATCTCAAGAACGCGGAACGAAATGTGATCGACTATATATTCcctggtagtggtagtggcgAGAAAGTTAACGAACATCCTATAAAAAAGAGATTATGA